Proteins from a genomic interval of Undibacterium parvum:
- a CDS encoding GrpB family protein, which yields MKLHSSATYQPELAQRYARVATSLQLIIPFAKLEHIGSSSVPGAISKADLDVCMIVDGACLEQVVQTLKRHAYTEKMDTLRTGELCMLECQHTENEHAVQVVASGSQFEELFLVFRTLLRAKPELLAQYNQVKLNSVGLGSELYRRAKSEFISATLAAYRNTA from the coding sequence ATGAAATTACATTCGTCAGCAACTTATCAGCCAGAATTGGCGCAACGCTACGCGCGTGTCGCCACTAGTCTTCAGCTAATTATTCCATTTGCCAAGCTGGAACATATAGGTTCTTCTTCAGTTCCGGGGGCTATTTCCAAGGCGGACCTCGACGTTTGCATGATCGTAGACGGGGCATGCTTAGAACAAGTTGTGCAAACGCTTAAGCGACATGCTTACACCGAGAAGATGGACACTTTACGCACCGGGGAACTATGCATGTTGGAGTGCCAGCATACAGAAAATGAACATGCTGTCCAAGTGGTGGCAAGCGGATCTCAATTCGAAGAACTCTTCCTGGTTTTTCGCACGCTATTGCGGGCTAAACCTGAATTGCTGGCGCAGTACAACCAAGTCAAACTTAATTCTGTGGGCCTCGGTTCTGAGCTGTATCGCCGCGCCAAGTCAGAGTTTATTTCCGCAACACTGGCCGCTTACAGGAATACCGCGTAA
- a CDS encoding helix-hairpin-helix domain-containing protein, giving the protein MSVVPFSQLEKSALLRVKGVGPKLIERLEQMGFSTLRQLADADARDILAQGAKLSGSSCWKNSPQAKAAVEAAISAALAVTDGNTTNR; this is encoded by the coding sequence ATGAGTGTTGTGCCGTTCTCTCAGCTTGAAAAAAGTGCGCTTCTGCGCGTTAAGGGCGTCGGGCCAAAGCTCATCGAGCGCCTTGAACAAATGGGGTTCTCTACCCTTCGCCAGTTGGCCGACGCAGATGCGCGAGACATCCTTGCTCAAGGTGCGAAGCTAAGCGGCTCCTCTTGTTGGAAGAATAGCCCGCAGGCGAAAGCTGCGGTGGAGGCCGCCATCAGCGCAGCATTGGCGGTAACCGACGGCAACACCACAAATAGATGA
- a CDS encoding GNAT family N-acetyltransferase, translating to MSILSSARLRLVPMNDSHFDGLFAMNSDPAVMRYITGKPDTPADTQAMIERVKARWLDCGYSWWSFFELDSEQIIGAGCIQHLGRDAANPLEIGWRLRQDKWGQGYASEAAECMASFAFDTLKTDLLCAVCQPENLGSAHVMKKLGMHYKGLERWYEMEVAVYQMTGSDWASRAQAECVGPISAA from the coding sequence ATGAGCATACTGAGCAGCGCAAGACTACGTCTGGTACCGATGAACGATAGCCATTTTGATGGTCTGTTCGCGATGAATAGCGACCCCGCCGTGATGCGCTATATCACTGGCAAGCCAGATACGCCGGCCGATACGCAGGCGATGATAGAGCGGGTCAAGGCGCGCTGGTTAGATTGTGGTTATTCGTGGTGGAGTTTTTTTGAGCTGGACAGCGAGCAAATTATCGGCGCCGGTTGCATCCAGCATCTGGGGCGCGATGCTGCCAATCCGCTAGAAATTGGCTGGCGTTTGCGCCAGGATAAATGGGGGCAGGGCTATGCCTCCGAAGCGGCCGAGTGCATGGCCAGCTTCGCCTTCGACACGCTGAAAACCGATCTGCTGTGCGCGGTTTGTCAGCCAGAAAATCTAGGCTCAGCCCACGTCATGAAAAAACTCGGCATGCACTACAAGGGCCTGGAACGTTGGTATGAGATGGAGGTCGCGGTGTATCAAATGACAGGCAGCGATTGGGCGAGCCGTGCACAAGCTGAGTGCGTAGGTCCGATTAGCGCAGCGTAA
- a CDS encoding sel1 repeat family protein, translating into MKKLSYLIGLVVLVGLAVTLILWPVSPSVSTQPGLAQQSENGQPGSEKFRADGKPDGTQSIRQNSGNNLHASPFELGPANTETSLNMPNNQASNSLVELPEKEEISPREAARRKQMEQLGYMVPPEYYTKDLKTLRKMAKAGDAFAMVHIGEKYAFELNGQKDNPEFDPSMNYPDAAKQSFKQALVAGNIRSAGIISELYFNENNALEAYAWHIVSEQMGDSISADWFRLNDMSKNASPQLKTTAAARALQIVAELDLLRKK; encoded by the coding sequence ATGAAAAAATTATCTTATTTAATTGGACTAGTCGTCCTAGTCGGGCTGGCCGTGACGCTGATTTTGTGGCCGGTATCGCCTAGCGTATCAACTCAGCCTGGGCTTGCTCAACAATCAGAAAATGGCCAACCAGGGAGTGAAAAATTTCGCGCCGATGGCAAGCCAGACGGCACTCAGTCCATTCGGCAAAACAGCGGCAATAATCTGCATGCATCACCGTTTGAACTTGGCCCAGCAAATACCGAGACCAGCCTCAACATGCCGAATAATCAGGCCTCAAATAGTTTGGTCGAATTGCCGGAAAAAGAAGAAATATCGCCACGCGAAGCAGCCCGTCGCAAGCAGATGGAGCAGCTAGGTTATATGGTGCCACCAGAGTACTACACCAAAGATTTAAAAACCTTGCGCAAGATGGCCAAAGCGGGCGACGCCTTTGCCATGGTGCATATTGGCGAGAAATATGCGTTTGAACTGAACGGGCAAAAAGACAATCCAGAATTTGATCCCAGCATGAATTATCCCGACGCCGCCAAACAATCGTTTAAACAGGCACTGGTCGCGGGAAATATTCGTTCGGCGGGTATCATCTCCGAACTCTATTTTAATGAAAACAATGCGCTGGAAGCCTATGCCTGGCATATCGTGTCCGAGCAAATGGGCGATAGCATCAGCGCCGACTGGTTTCGTCTCAACGACATGTCAAAAAACGCCAGCCCGCAGTTAAAAACTACGGCCGCCGCCAGAGCGCTGCAAATAGTGGCCGAGCTGGATCTCTTGCGTAAAAAATAG
- a CDS encoding AraC family transcriptional regulator → MSLSTNPVLPDIEDRLDGPAVVAIWGEDQPGNGFRLGTREYDWHAHARGQVFCVESGLIHMRTEHGSWLSPPHKAGWIPPGIPHQVSVNGAMSGWSVLITPQASLHLPRQPCVIGISDVMRALVQRAVSWSEQEQLEVEQERLTAVLLDEIRLAPQLGLHLPLPQDRRLLRISNALYQQPDDTKSLQAWASWGGVSARTLSRLFREQTGLSFAQWRQQAKLSHALERLAQGDSVAQVADALGYATPSNFIAMFRRSFGDSPAHYFSNQSSHILRR, encoded by the coding sequence TTGAGTTTATCGACTAATCCTGTCTTGCCCGATATCGAAGATCGCCTCGATGGCCCTGCGGTGGTGGCTATTTGGGGTGAGGATCAGCCTGGCAATGGTTTTCGACTCGGCACCCGCGAGTACGACTGGCACGCGCATGCGCGCGGCCAGGTGTTTTGCGTGGAAAGCGGCTTGATTCATATGCGCACCGAGCATGGCTCCTGGCTGTCGCCGCCGCATAAGGCAGGCTGGATACCGCCGGGCATACCGCATCAGGTCAGTGTGAATGGTGCAATGAGTGGCTGGAGTGTTTTGATTACACCGCAAGCGAGTCTGCATTTGCCTCGCCAGCCTTGCGTGATTGGTATCAGCGATGTGATGCGTGCCCTGGTGCAGCGCGCAGTCAGCTGGTCTGAGCAAGAGCAATTGGAAGTCGAACAAGAACGCTTGACCGCAGTACTGCTGGATGAAATCCGGTTGGCCCCACAACTAGGGCTGCATTTGCCGCTGCCGCAAGACCGGCGCTTACTGCGCATTAGCAATGCCTTGTATCAGCAACCGGACGATACCAAAAGTCTGCAAGCATGGGCAAGCTGGGGTGGAGTATCGGCACGCACCCTGAGCCGTCTGTTCCGGGAGCAGACCGGACTCAGTTTTGCACAGTGGCGGCAGCAGGCAAAACTCAGCCATGCTTTGGAGCGGCTGGCGCAAGGTGACTCGGTGGCGCAGGTAGCGGATGCTTTAGGTTATGCCACGCCGAGTAATTTTATCGCGATGTTCCGGCGCAGCTTTGGCGATTCTCCGGCGCACTATTTTTCCAACCAGTCTAGCCACATCCTGAGGCGTTAG
- a CDS encoding aspartate kinase produces MKKIVVKFGGSNLRRPQDIDRIVNVVQTYKRPLVLVVSAFFGVTNELVACVQAAKEGAGTAAALAESQSYTLALRALKKQIVAANISDPAQRARTEAALAVRLDQLDRYLTGIHCIGAVPSFVNDAILSYGERLSSLLLTEVLQSRGIAAREALPEEIGLITDGVFGNAACDFELSAAKVAKALAGDGVIVVPGFYGVDQNGKTTLFGRGGSDYSAASIAACLGAESLDVWKDVDGFLSADPGTVSAPRSIAQLNYLEAAELSYFGAKILHPRTVEPLFDRDIPIRILNITRPERGLQPYTIIDDQRRVTHDVVKSVTSTEDVAILKLHGPGVGFKPGILAQVTNTLDQHGINIKSVLTAQTAINLLVARDQLDAAYAALVEHHLAGVVEVSRNAAVAIVAVVGDGVLDASDVGSAIASRALSAALAGGVRVCLAAAGASEVAAYMLVHEEDRKLALQAVHAEFFGA; encoded by the coding sequence ATGAAAAAAATCGTCGTCAAATTTGGTGGTTCTAACCTGCGCCGGCCGCAGGATATCGACCGCATCGTGAACGTGGTGCAAACCTATAAGCGGCCTCTGGTGCTGGTGGTGTCGGCGTTTTTTGGGGTGACTAATGAGTTGGTGGCTTGCGTTCAGGCTGCCAAAGAAGGTGCTGGCACCGCAGCGGCGCTGGCTGAGAGTCAGAGCTATACGCTGGCCTTGCGCGCCCTCAAGAAACAGATCGTCGCCGCGAATATCAGCGACCCTGCGCAGCGCGCCCGTACCGAGGCGGCGCTGGCGGTGCGGCTCGATCAGCTGGATCGCTATTTAACCGGCATCCATTGTATCGGTGCGGTACCTAGCTTTGTCAACGATGCCATCCTCAGTTATGGCGAGCGGCTGTCTAGCTTGCTACTCACCGAGGTCTTGCAGAGTCGTGGCATCGCGGCGCGCGAAGCCTTGCCGGAAGAGATAGGTTTGATCACCGATGGTGTGTTCGGCAATGCCGCTTGCGATTTCGAGCTGAGCGCCGCCAAGGTCGCCAAGGCTTTGGCCGGTGATGGCGTGATCGTGGTGCCTGGTTTTTATGGCGTCGATCAGAACGGTAAGACCACCTTGTTCGGGCGCGGCGGTTCGGATTATTCGGCTGCCTCGATCGCCGCTTGTCTGGGGGCCGAATCTCTGGACGTCTGGAAAGATGTGGATGGTTTCCTCAGCGCCGATCCGGGTACGGTGAGTGCGCCGCGTTCTATCGCCCAATTAAATTATCTGGAGGCGGCTGAGCTCTCGTATTTTGGCGCCAAAATTTTACATCCGCGTACGGTCGAGCCGCTGTTTGATCGCGATATTCCTATCCGCATCCTCAACATCACGCGCCCTGAGCGCGGCTTACAGCCTTACACCATCATCGATGACCAGCGCCGCGTCACGCACGATGTGGTGAAAAGCGTGACCTCGACCGAAGACGTGGCGATACTCAAGTTGCATGGCCCCGGGGTCGGCTTTAAGCCCGGCATTCTGGCGCAAGTAACCAATACCCTGGATCAGCACGGCATCAACATCAAGAGCGTGCTGACGGCACAAACGGCGATCAATCTGTTGGTGGCGCGCGATCAGCTCGATGCGGCTTATGCGGCATTGGTAGAGCATCATCTGGCTGGCGTGGTGGAAGTGAGCCGCAATGCCGCAGTGGCGATTGTGGCGGTGGTAGGCGATGGGGTGTTGGATGCCTCGGACGTAGGCAGTGCGATAGCCAGCCGCGCCTTGTCCGCCGCCTTAGCCGGCGGTGTACGAGTCTGCCTGGCAGCAGCCGGTGCCAGTGAAGTAGCTGCGTATATGCTGGTGCATGAAGAGGATAGAAAACTGGCCTTGCAAGCGGTGCATGCGGAGTTTTTTGGGGCTTAG
- a CDS encoding tautomerase family protein, with the protein MPLTKISAPRHLSSSQVQALAAAVQDGLVKTCNVPPKDLFQLITRFDTDEIILDPHFGGVNRSKDACVIEVVFLLGRTDDQKRALFRHVAEQASLAGFRADDIMITLIENSKMDWSLGLGLAYADLHAKAK; encoded by the coding sequence ATGCCACTGACTAAAATTTCCGCTCCGCGCCACCTCTCCTCAAGCCAAGTGCAAGCCTTAGCCGCAGCGGTTCAAGATGGGCTGGTAAAGACTTGCAATGTCCCGCCCAAGGATCTGTTTCAATTGATAACGCGTTTCGACACCGACGAGATTATTCTTGATCCTCATTTTGGCGGCGTTAATCGTTCAAAAGATGCTTGCGTGATTGAGGTGGTTTTTCTGCTTGGACGCACTGACGATCAAAAACGTGCCTTATTTCGTCACGTTGCCGAACAAGCGAGCCTGGCGGGCTTTCGGGCAGACGACATCATGATCACCTTGATAGAAAACTCCAAAATGGATTGGTCGCTTGGCCTCGGCCTTGCTTATGCCGATCTTCATGCAAAAGCCAAGTAG
- a CDS encoding VOC family protein: protein MAKVTGIGGVFFKSRADNAALAAWYQQHLGMVLEDFGGCILKWPEDRAEDQGLTVWHVASQDSAWFSPSDASFMINYRVDDLDEMLKQLQAAGTEILKGPESHENGKFAWIMDPEGNKLELWQPMPWDDKNKAD, encoded by the coding sequence ATGGCGAAAGTAACAGGCATAGGCGGTGTTTTTTTCAAGAGTCGCGCCGATAACGCGGCGCTGGCGGCGTGGTATCAACAGCACTTGGGTATGGTGCTGGAAGACTTCGGTGGCTGCATCCTCAAATGGCCAGAAGATCGCGCCGAAGATCAGGGTCTGACCGTCTGGCATGTGGCGAGCCAGGACAGCGCATGGTTCAGCCCCAGCGACGCTAGCTTCATGATCAACTATCGGGTCGATGATCTCGATGAGATGTTGAAGCAACTGCAGGCCGCTGGCACCGAGATTTTGAAGGGGCCAGAGTCGCACGAAAACGGCAAGTTCGCATGGATCATGGACCCCGAGGGCAATAAACTAGAACTGTGGCAGCCTATGCCGTGGGACGACAAAAACAAGGCGGATTGA
- a CDS encoding neutral zinc metallopeptidase — translation MKKQLPLAIAITLALCSLTQTAQAVTVTTSYINKTATEIRGVFGSMANPTVYINQRACGESGTPDARACGPYIISVGTSFLQTVESNHGNYAAKAVLGHEWGHSIQFTRNINQRAPYMELQADCAGGSFVKYAESSLRYSPFLAAAVSSARYYAGGDHGTPAQRDYYTRWGYANGTSKCYSNLPRV, via the coding sequence ATGAAAAAACAATTACCACTGGCTATTGCCATCACACTTGCTCTTTGCAGCTTGACCCAGACTGCGCAAGCGGTGACCGTCACCACCAGCTATATCAATAAAACTGCGACTGAAATACGCGGCGTATTTGGCTCTATGGCCAACCCGACCGTGTATATCAATCAGCGTGCATGTGGCGAATCTGGCACACCAGATGCACGCGCTTGCGGCCCTTACATCATCAGCGTCGGCACCAGTTTTCTACAAACGGTAGAGAGCAATCATGGTAACTACGCCGCCAAGGCAGTGCTAGGCCATGAATGGGGTCACTCGATACAATTCACCAGAAACATCAATCAGCGTGCCCCTTACATGGAGTTGCAGGCCGATTGCGCCGGCGGATCTTTTGTGAAATATGCGGAAAGTTCCTTGCGCTATAGCCCTTTCCTGGCGGCCGCAGTCAGCAGCGCCCGCTACTACGCAGGCGGTGACCACGGCACCCCGGCCCAGCGCGACTACTACACCCGTTGGGGCTATGCCAATGGCACCTCCAAATGCTATAGCAATCTACCACGCGTCTAG
- a CDS encoding sulfurtransferase, which yields MAYQQQLLAADLLYEFITGSAPPGPDWQLFEVGCASEQAYADGHIPTAGYLDTSSFECPPKWNKIPDPQLLAVLLGKAIRHDHCIVLYSRNSLAAARVAHLLLYAGVKDVRLLDGGLAAWLAAGLPLSTQPPAVRLALNDFGGAFPAHPEYLIDLPQVEELLVSRAATLVSIRSWAEYSGKTSAYSYISACGEIPGARWGRAGADGDINSMSAFQSADGRMKPAAEICQFWHEAGIRPDQHNVFYCGTGWRASLAFFYAWCMGWQQISVYDGGWMEWSAKHHAQLPAVA from the coding sequence TTGGCCTACCAGCAACAACTCCTCGCAGCTGATTTATTGTATGAATTCATCACTGGCAGCGCGCCGCCTGGACCCGACTGGCAGTTATTTGAAGTAGGCTGTGCTAGCGAGCAGGCCTACGCGGATGGCCACATCCCCACGGCTGGCTATCTCGATACCAGTTCCTTTGAGTGCCCGCCCAAATGGAACAAAATTCCCGACCCGCAATTGTTGGCAGTCTTGCTCGGCAAAGCGATTCGTCACGATCATTGTATTGTGTTGTACAGCCGCAACTCTCTGGCCGCCGCGCGCGTGGCGCATCTACTACTGTATGCCGGAGTAAAAGACGTACGTCTGCTGGACGGTGGCCTCGCGGCCTGGCTGGCGGCTGGTTTGCCCTTATCCACGCAGCCGCCCGCAGTGCGCCTAGCGTTGAACGATTTTGGCGGCGCGTTTCCTGCCCATCCCGAGTATCTGATCGATCTGCCGCAAGTTGAAGAGCTCCTGGTCAGCCGCGCTGCCACACTGGTGAGTATCCGTAGCTGGGCCGAGTATTCTGGCAAAACCTCGGCTTACAGTTACATCAGTGCCTGCGGTGAAATACCCGGTGCACGCTGGGGCCGCGCTGGTGCGGATGGCGATATTAATAGTATGAGCGCCTTCCAGTCTGCCGATGGCAGAATGAAACCGGCTGCTGAAATCTGCCAGTTCTGGCATGAGGCCGGGATTCGCCCAGATCAGCATAATGTGTTTTATTGCGGCACTGGTTGGCGCGCCTCACTGGCTTTCTTTTACGCCTGGTGCATGGGCTGGCAGCAGATCAGCGTGTACGACGGTGGTTGGATGGAATGGAGTGCCAAGCACCACGCCCAGTTACCGGCAGTCGCCTAA
- a CDS encoding MFS transporter has product MHASPTPAALPAQSLIYPHIPLWVAVVIACVASFMVVMDGAIVNVALPAMQADLGLSKVQQQWVVDAYLLCLGGCMLLAARASDLYGRKRILQSGLLVFTAASLAGGLASTPAALLIARAIQGFGASALATSTLAVIVAVYPGGPAKARAISMWAASSAIASALGVLIGGLLTEKFGWRWVMFVNVPIGCALIAGVALCMQARDAGNPPARLDVWGALSITLGTAALLFGITQAVTLGWGSPTVLVALASAWLLIMGFIWIQAKTKHALIPLSIFQLHSVRIGNVVVLALGAALTASTFFLSIVLQQILGYSPLDTGLALLPMGTTLAIAAIVSRPLMDGGFRRLPFLGGLISAAGLAWLSRLPLQPNYLNDILGPTLLTGLGLGLMLMTSAHTALAGVPAKLAGLASGLFNTSRQLGAALGVASLSTLAHSITEANSLTQAAMPAQLLGYQGAFLGTAALCILAALSSLSLKIKPEN; this is encoded by the coding sequence ATGCATGCCTCCCCTACCCCGGCTGCGCTACCGGCGCAGTCCTTAATTTATCCGCACATCCCGCTCTGGGTGGCGGTCGTGATCGCCTGCGTGGCCTCTTTCATGGTGGTCATGGATGGTGCTATCGTCAATGTCGCGCTGCCAGCCATGCAGGCTGACCTGGGCCTTTCCAAGGTCCAGCAACAATGGGTGGTGGACGCCTATCTGCTGTGTCTGGGCGGTTGTATGTTGCTGGCGGCGCGCGCCAGCGATTTGTACGGACGTAAGCGCATTTTGCAATCTGGCCTGTTGGTATTTACCGCTGCCAGCCTGGCCGGAGGTCTGGCGAGCACGCCAGCGGCCTTATTGATCGCCAGGGCGATCCAGGGCTTTGGTGCCTCGGCTCTGGCAACCTCGACGCTGGCGGTAATCGTCGCGGTGTATCCTGGCGGGCCAGCCAAAGCGCGGGCGATCTCAATGTGGGCGGCATCGAGCGCGATCGCCTCCGCTTTGGGAGTGCTGATCGGTGGTCTGCTGACCGAAAAATTCGGCTGGCGCTGGGTCATGTTCGTCAATGTCCCGATAGGCTGCGCCTTAATCGCTGGCGTGGCTTTGTGCATGCAAGCGCGGGATGCCGGCAATCCACCTGCCAGACTTGATGTCTGGGGCGCGCTTAGCATTACTTTAGGAACTGCTGCCTTGTTATTTGGTATCACGCAGGCCGTCACACTTGGCTGGGGTTCTCCCACCGTGCTTGTGGCACTGGCGAGTGCCTGGCTCTTGATTATGGGATTTATCTGGATACAGGCCAAGACTAAGCATGCGCTGATACCGCTGAGTATTTTTCAGTTACACAGCGTGCGCATAGGAAATGTTGTGGTGCTCGCTCTGGGGGCAGCCTTGACCGCCTCGACTTTTTTCCTTTCCATTGTGTTACAGCAAATTCTCGGTTACAGCCCGCTAGATACCGGCCTGGCGCTGCTGCCTATGGGGACAACGCTGGCGATCGCCGCCATCGTTTCGCGCCCGCTGATGGATGGCGGATTCCGGCGCTTGCCTTTTCTGGGAGGGCTGATCAGCGCTGCCGGGTTGGCCTGGCTAAGCCGTTTGCCGCTGCAGCCGAATTATCTGAACGATATACTCGGCCCCACTTTGCTGACTGGTCTTGGTTTGGGCTTGATGCTAATGACTTCGGCGCACACCGCACTGGCCGGTGTTCCGGCCAAACTGGCGGGGCTGGCATCTGGCCTGTTCAATACATCACGTCAACTGGGCGCGGCCTTAGGCGTCGCTAGCCTGTCAACGCTAGCGCATAGCATCACTGAGGCCAATAGTCTGACACAGGCGGCAATGCCAGCGCAGTTGCTAGGCTATCAGGGCGCCTTTCTGGGCACCGCTGCACTCTGCATATTGGCTGCCTTGAGTTCTTTAAGTCTCAAAATAAAACCCGAAAATTAA
- a CDS encoding TonB-dependent receptor domain-containing protein gives MAIRKTPLALLVALAIQQFIHPAHAQSNLPLDGQSKVPAVQNAAAENLGQRPLAASTNVAHIAELPTVQVQAQTPSQDDVVVRSVLQASQARDLHDVFRNDAEISIGGGASPVTQKMYVRGLEEALLNVSVDGATQNNHLYHHQSALLIDPALIKRVEIEKGTAAASAGPGALGGAMRVLTVDAADLLQEGQNISAILSASVMSNDGLKTGATVAARFAKVDALFSASHLDLADYKNGNGVKEQNSGSEQHNLLFKLGLSLAENQRLSLNHQSNEDKGVRYLRANMVGFKHPVLPNEAMPQSLLRTTSSLKYEGKGVGPVSAIESTLYQSKVEGDRTDQRGNYSGEAITTQGLDLGLKNAIGDHYLKYGVNLRKENSQTNQIRDPYGNTGSGKEENKIAGVYVEALLDFGRINVSSGLRYDHYDYTDNHQQNFKSDGVSPSAGLNLQVSESLLLKAGYAQALRGAGLNEAFLLDMIDWKNAPKLEAEKASISEIGFVFTQQGFKFSGNLFKQRINNFIDVAECSADADCRTNVGDASITGYELRTEYRLGSLRLGASVAKSNSDRDGRAFNDGDQGLGTSYGRSWTTYATYDIPAYALQLGWQGRFVEALDYQPVASNATLTKAGYGVNDVYVNFLPFKKDTLSLRLSVKNIFDQQYYDQATFAYHGRLKKVLGHPEAGRDVRLEVSYKF, from the coding sequence ACAATTCATTCATCCGGCACACGCACAATCGAACTTGCCCTTAGACGGCCAGTCCAAGGTGCCAGCTGTCCAGAATGCAGCAGCCGAAAACCTAGGCCAACGGCCACTCGCGGCTAGCACGAATGTAGCGCATATTGCTGAGCTACCGACAGTGCAAGTGCAAGCGCAAACGCCCAGCCAAGATGATGTGGTAGTGCGTAGCGTGCTGCAAGCCAGCCAGGCACGTGATTTACATGATGTGTTTCGCAATGATGCAGAAATCAGCATCGGTGGGGGCGCTAGCCCAGTGACGCAAAAAATGTATGTGCGGGGTTTAGAAGAAGCGCTGCTCAATGTCTCGGTGGATGGTGCCACGCAAAATAACCATCTGTATCACCATCAAAGCGCACTGTTGATCGATCCAGCCTTAATTAAGCGTGTTGAAATTGAAAAAGGCACGGCTGCAGCGAGTGCCGGCCCTGGTGCTTTAGGTGGCGCGATGCGGGTCTTGACCGTCGATGCCGCTGATCTATTGCAAGAAGGTCAGAACATCTCGGCTATTTTGAGTGCTAGCGTAATGAGTAACGATGGCTTGAAAACCGGTGCAACTGTGGCGGCGCGCTTTGCCAAGGTGGATGCCTTATTCTCCGCCAGCCATCTGGATCTGGCGGATTACAAAAACGGTAATGGCGTGAAAGAGCAGAACTCAGGCTCTGAGCAGCACAATCTCTTATTTAAATTGGGCCTGAGCTTGGCCGAAAATCAGCGTCTTTCTCTTAATCATCAATCGAATGAAGATAAAGGCGTGCGTTATTTACGCGCCAATATGGTGGGGTTTAAACATCCGGTATTGCCGAATGAGGCCATGCCACAAAGTCTGCTGCGCACTACCAGCAGCCTCAAATATGAGGGCAAAGGAGTCGGCCCGGTGAGCGCTATCGAGAGCACCCTGTATCAATCCAAGGTAGAAGGTGATCGTACCGATCAGCGCGGTAACTATAGTGGCGAAGCGATTACCACCCAGGGCTTGGATCTAGGCTTAAAAAACGCCATCGGCGATCACTATCTTAAATACGGTGTGAATTTACGTAAAGAAAACTCACAAACCAATCAAATCCGCGACCCTTATGGGAATACCGGCAGTGGCAAAGAAGAAAACAAAATTGCCGGTGTTTATGTGGAAGCGCTACTCGACTTTGGCAGAATAAATGTATCGAGTGGGCTGCGTTACGATCACTACGATTACACGGATAATCATCAGCAAAATTTTAAAAGCGATGGCGTCTCGCCAAGCGCAGGCCTGAACTTGCAGGTGAGCGAGAGCCTATTACTGAAAGCCGGCTATGCGCAGGCCTTACGCGGTGCGGGGCTCAATGAAGCCTTTTTACTCGACATGATCGATTGGAAAAACGCCCCGAAACTGGAAGCAGAAAAAGCCAGCATCTCAGAAATCGGCTTTGTCTTTACCCAGCAAGGCTTTAAGTTCAGCGGAAATTTATTCAAACAGCGCATCAACAACTTCATTGATGTCGCTGAATGCAGTGCCGACGCGGATTGCCGGACTAATGTGGGCGATGCCAGCATCACCGGTTACGAGTTGCGGACCGAATATCGACTCGGCAGCCTGCGTCTTGGTGCCTCGGTTGCCAAGAGTAATTCAGATCGCGATGGTCGCGCATTTAATGATGGTGATCAGGGATTAGGCACCAGCTATGGCCGCAGCTGGACTACCTATGCAACTTACGATATACCTGCCTATGCCCTACAGTTGGGTTGGCAAGGGCGCTTTGTTGAGGCGCTCGATTATCAACCGGTAGCCAGCAATGCCACGCTAACCAAAGCCGGTTATGGGGTGAACGACGTGTATGTCAACTTCTTACCGTTCAAGAAAGACACACTCAGCTTGCGACTATCGGTGAAAAATATCTTTGATCAACAGTATTACGATCAAGCCACCTTTGCCTACCATGGTCGCTTGAAAAAAGTACTCGGCCATCCGGAGGCGGGCCGTGATGTACGGCTCGAAGTCAGTTATAAATTCTAA